TTTTGAAATTTTGTTTAAATTATCAAAATCAGCATTATCTACTATATTTTGCATTAATTTTTGAGAATTTAATTGATAATTTTCTCCATAACCTGTGTCTTTTAAAATATCATTTGCAATATTTTTCATATTGATATTTGTTTTATCAATTCCCCATACATAAAATAGGTTTTTTAAATAATTTTCTTTTAATTTTTGTGATACTTCTTTATTGATATAAAACTCATTGCTCTCATAATTATTTAAGTCTTGAGATGGAAGAGCAAAATAATTTTTACTGCAAGAAGTAAAAATTACAAGACAAATAATTAAAATAATATTTTTCATCATTCAAATCTAATTAAAATTTCACCTATAAATTTATTATCTTCGTAAGCTTCAACCCTATAAATCTTACCTGCTTTATCAATTGAGTATTGTTTTTGCATATTTTTAAGGCTTAGTTTTATACTATCTTCACTATCTTTTGCGTTATAGCCTATGACATTAATTCTTACTTTATCGTGTTTTTTAACTAAAAAATAATTTTTTACTTCAATCATTTTTGCGAAATTAGTTGTGATTTCTTTATCATCAACAATTAAATTTAACTTATCAATAATATCGCTATATTCAACATTTTTTTCTAAATACAAATTAGTTTGAAAGCGATTGCCGTATTGAATACTAAAGCCATTATCTTGATTGTTTTTAAAAATCGCAGTTAATTCATTGCTAGCTTTATAAGTAAATGGCAATTTTATTGGAATAAATCTTATTTTTTCTCTTGGTTTTTGAAGGCTTAATAAAAAGCGATTTTCAATTTTAATTAAAATCGGTTTTTCAATAACTTCTCTTACTGCATTAGGATTTAATTCAAATTCTCGCTCAAACTCAACTCCAGCAGCCTTTAAATAGCTCTCAATTGCTAGTAAATGATAATATGCTCTTTCGTGAGTTAATAGATTTTTGCTAGCTTCGTTTGCATAGGCGGCTTTACCTTGAGTAATTGCATAATAAGTTAGGCTTTTTAGCATTTCTTCATCGCCATTTGCTGTGTTTGTGTTTTTTAAATGATAGCTATGTAATTTGTGTAATAAATTATTATTTATACTTTCACAAGCCTTACTTGCAATTTCGTTTAAATTCCCATATTTTGCGTCAATTTGCTCTTGGTCAATTATGCAAGAATTTCCCCATTTTTTAGGATTTTTATCCTTATTTATATAATTTGGAGAATAATATCCACTACCATCGTGAAGATTTATTATGAGTTTTACTTCAGGTAAAGTTATTATTTTTTTGATTAATTCAACCGTGTAATAATCAGGGTCATCTTCGCTAAGTTCTGCGAATTTGCGATTTAAATCTCCAAATTCTCCACGACTTCTAGCAATTATTGAATCAAATGCAAGATTTGGCACGACAATTACTTTTCCTTTAGTGATTTTATAATCCGTGATTAATAAGCTAGCAGCGTGAAAACCACCTGGCTCATCTCCTTGAATACCGCCAAAAATCAAAACGGTATTATCACAAACTTTTTCACATTCTCCTAAAGTGTTTATAGTAAAATTTAAAGCAAATAAATTAAGACTTAAAAATGTTAAAAATATCTTAAGCATTCAAAAACTCTCTTACCATTTTATCTACACTAAACACATCATCAATAGTATTTATTTTACTATCAGCAAATTTATCTAAAGCCTTAAATACTGCG
This is a stretch of genomic DNA from Campylobacter sp. RM12651. It encodes these proteins:
- a CDS encoding M99 family carboxypeptidase catalytic domain-containing protein; amino-acid sequence: MLKIFLTFLSLNLFALNFTINTLGECEKVCDNTVLIFGGIQGDEPGGFHAASLLITDYKITKGKVIVVPNLAFDSIIARSRGEFGDLNRKFAELSEDDPDYYTVELIKKIITLPEVKLIINLHDGSGYYSPNYINKDKNPKKWGNSCIIDQEQIDAKYGNLNEIASKACESINNNLLHKLHSYHLKNTNTANGDEEMLKSLTYYAITQGKAAYANEASKNLLTHERAYYHLLAIESYLKAAGVEFEREFELNPNAVREVIEKPILIKIENRFLLSLQKPREKIRFIPIKLPFTYKASNELTAIFKNNQDNGFSIQYGNRFQTNLYLEKNVEYSDIIDKLNLIVDDKEITTNFAKMIEVKNYFLVKKHDKVRINVIGYNAKDSEDSIKLSLKNMQKQYSIDKAGKIYRVEAYEDNKFIGEILIRFE